One stretch of Nocardia mangyaensis DNA includes these proteins:
- a CDS encoding DUF2784 domain-containing protein produces the protein MPFRVLVDVIAVMHAAFIAYVVVGGFVAWRWPRTIGLHLLAASWGFGIILIGFDCPLTYAENWARRQAGVAELPATGFIDHYLTGVIYPDSALGLVRVLAAVTVLVSWLGYLRLHQRHRRMSSGAI, from the coding sequence GTGCCGTTCCGGGTGCTGGTCGATGTCATCGCCGTCATGCACGCCGCGTTCATCGCGTACGTGGTCGTCGGTGGTTTCGTGGCGTGGCGGTGGCCGCGCACCATCGGCCTGCATCTGCTGGCGGCGTCGTGGGGTTTCGGCATCATCCTCATCGGCTTCGACTGCCCGTTGACCTACGCCGAGAACTGGGCGCGCCGGCAGGCCGGAGTGGCCGAACTGCCGGCGACCGGCTTCATCGACCACTACCTGACCGGGGTGATCTACCCCGACAGCGCGCTGGGTCTGGTGCGCGTGCTCGCGGCGGTGACGGTGCTGGTGTCCTGGCTCGGGTATCTGCGCCTGCACCAACGGCACCGCCGGATGAGCTCAGGTGCCATCTGA
- a CDS encoding LGFP repeat-containing protein, whose amino-acid sequence MTTSTQTLATGSAIDDRYNGDPALRALLGAPTGPERESEEGGVFLRDHAGPPEGPGTLYSRAGTGVHEVHGLIKETMWNVGGHRATGVPITDECPTAALGGRYSHFSRGGTTPEASIYWRPGTTAHWVHDYGQGGYGIHRKWADSDWERGRYGWPTTHTMSLENGWYNHFTGGDWQGASIYWSPQTGAHGVNGLIRGRWAHLGWERSYLGYPVSDEYDIPGGKRSDFAGGCVTWNSATGAVSDSARC is encoded by the coding sequence GTGACGACTTCGACGCAGACCCTCGCCACCGGATCGGCCATCGACGATCGATACAACGGTGACCCGGCACTGCGTGCTCTGCTCGGCGCCCCGACCGGCCCCGAACGCGAGAGCGAGGAGGGCGGGGTGTTCCTGCGCGACCATGCCGGCCCGCCGGAGGGCCCGGGAACCCTGTACTCGCGGGCCGGCACCGGCGTGCACGAGGTACACGGCCTGATCAAGGAGACGATGTGGAACGTGGGCGGGCACCGCGCGACCGGTGTCCCGATCACCGATGAGTGCCCGACCGCCGCACTCGGTGGCCGCTACAGCCATTTCAGCCGCGGTGGAACCACCCCGGAGGCATCGATCTACTGGCGGCCGGGGACGACGGCGCACTGGGTGCACGACTACGGGCAGGGCGGCTACGGCATCCACCGGAAGTGGGCCGACTCGGACTGGGAGAGGGGTCGCTACGGCTGGCCGACCACCCACACGATGAGCCTGGAGAACGGCTGGTACAACCACTTCACCGGCGGCGACTGGCAGGGCGCGTCGATCTATTGGAGCCCGCAGACCGGCGCGCACGGTGTCAACGGATTGATCCGCGGCCGGTGGGCCCACCTCGGCTGGGAACGCTCCTACCTCGGCTACCCGGTCAGCGACGAGTACGACATCCCCGGCGGCAAGCGCAGCGACTTCGCCGGCGGCTGCGTCACCTGGAACAGCGCGACCGGCGCGGTCAGTGACTCCGCTCGCTGCTGA
- a CDS encoding CoA transferase: MTTAQQLVHAYEAGPGLAPSTWADLADPGARLAATLPVWPLAGGSVAAVQLAVNRFRAASGLAPRPVVLDPTRVSATFASERLFRHRGAVPSIFNPLSGFFRTADGWVRTHANYPHHRQRLAAALGLADDVDAEQVGARLAALPGAECEVLALDAGAIAVRVRAEGEWSDSPMGRAAAAGPLVALDRRAADRPTAESIDQVSTRTTGRPPSPTGRAQPTPGRVPPRSGALSRHAPTVDRPLRGIRVLDLTRVLAGPVATRTLALLGADVLRIDPPRLSEIDWQFRDTCQGKRSTLLDLRTNLTLFEQLLSEADVLVTGYRPGALATVGVRTRPGLIHASVSAWGVAGPWGDRRGFDSIVQAATGISLIEGSMDRPGALPAQALDHASGYLLAAGTIDALRARADDGHGRDVRVSLARTASWLLAGDRTPDHPAAEPPDPAVAVTHGAVTTAAPAFAEYADYRWPAPEYGGHDPRW, translated from the coding sequence GTGACCACCGCGCAGCAGCTTGTGCACGCCTACGAGGCCGGACCGGGACTCGCGCCGTCGACGTGGGCCGACCTCGCCGATCCGGGTGCCCGGCTCGCGGCCACGCTACCGGTCTGGCCGCTCGCCGGGGGTTCGGTCGCCGCGGTACAGCTGGCGGTGAACCGATTTCGCGCGGCGAGCGGGCTGGCTCCCCGGCCGGTGGTGCTCGACCCCACCCGGGTGTCCGCGACGTTCGCCAGTGAGCGGCTGTTCCGTCACCGTGGCGCCGTGCCCTCGATCTTCAACCCCCTGTCCGGGTTCTTCCGCACCGCGGATGGCTGGGTACGAACGCATGCCAACTACCCCCATCACCGCCAACGCCTCGCCGCGGCACTCGGTCTGGCCGACGATGTCGACGCCGAGCAGGTCGGCGCCAGGCTGGCCGCCCTCCCGGGTGCGGAGTGCGAAGTGCTGGCACTCGACGCGGGCGCGATCGCGGTGCGCGTGCGCGCGGAGGGCGAATGGTCGGACAGTCCGATGGGTCGCGCCGCGGCGGCGGGACCACTGGTCGCTCTCGACCGCCGAGCGGCCGACCGGCCAACTGCCGAGTCGATCGACCAGGTCAGCACCAGAACCACCGGCCGTCCACCATCACCCACCGGGAGGGCACAACCGACGCCGGGACGGGTCCCACCACGGTCCGGCGCCCTGTCCAGGCATGCCCCCACCGTCGACCGGCCCCTGCGCGGGATCCGGGTGCTCGATCTGACCCGGGTGCTGGCCGGCCCGGTCGCCACCCGGACTCTCGCGCTGCTCGGCGCCGATGTGCTCCGCATCGATCCACCCCGCCTGTCCGAGATCGATTGGCAGTTCCGCGACACCTGCCAGGGCAAACGATCCACCCTGCTCGATCTGCGCACCAACCTCACACTGTTCGAGCAGCTGCTGAGCGAGGCCGATGTCCTGGTGACCGGTTACCGACCCGGCGCGCTCGCCACAGTCGGCGTCCGTACTCGCCCTGGACTGATCCACGCGAGCGTCTCGGCCTGGGGTGTCGCGGGGCCGTGGGGTGACCGACGTGGCTTCGACAGCATCGTGCAGGCCGCGACGGGCATCTCACTGATCGAAGGCTCGATGGACCGCCCGGGTGCGCTGCCCGCCCAGGCGCTCGACCATGCCTCGGGCTATCTGCTGGCCGCCGGGACGATCGACGCGTTGCGAGCCCGCGCCGACGACGGGCACGGCCGTGATGTCCGGGTCTCGCTGGCCCGCACCGCATCCTGGCTACTCGCCGGTGACCGCACACCGGACCACCCCGCCGCCGAACCGCCCGACCCGGCGGTCGCGGTCACCCACGGTGCTGTCACCACCGCCGCACCGGCTTTCGCCGAGTACGCCGACTATCGCTGGCCCGCACCGGAATACGGCGGGCACGATCCCCGCTGGTGA
- a CDS encoding nucleoside hydrolase, which produces MPQKIILDVDTGIDDSLALLYLLASPEAEIIGIAATAGNVPTAQVAINTAALLELTGAGGIEVAAGADEPLAVPLRTTEDTHGPQGLGYAELPVPTHPLSDRSAASMWVELARAQPGEVIGLCTGPLTNLALALRIEPELPRLLRRLVIMGGAFNHPGNTTPTNEWNIHVDPEAAKEVFDAFSAAPPDRRPLVCALDITETIEMRPEHLIALAEAAHSLPIERVDAGDQPEWRSAASNPVIRYLTDAVRFYFDFHHLYDLGYLAHMHDPFAAAVALDPALATTRPATVDVELAGTITRATTVADWAGMWGREPNADIVIGTDPAVFFERLVTRVGALARRLYPEPPS; this is translated from the coding sequence GTGCCGCAGAAGATCATCCTCGACGTCGACACCGGGATCGATGACTCGCTGGCGCTGCTGTATCTGCTGGCGTCCCCGGAGGCCGAGATCATCGGGATCGCGGCGACTGCCGGCAATGTGCCGACCGCCCAGGTCGCGATCAACACCGCGGCGCTGCTCGAGCTGACGGGGGCGGGTGGGATCGAGGTGGCAGCCGGTGCGGACGAACCCCTCGCCGTCCCATTGCGCACCACCGAGGACACCCACGGCCCGCAGGGCCTCGGCTACGCGGAACTGCCGGTCCCGACGCATCCGCTCTCGGACCGCTCGGCCGCCTCGATGTGGGTCGAGCTGGCGCGGGCGCAGCCGGGCGAGGTGATCGGCCTGTGCACCGGCCCGCTCACCAATCTCGCGCTGGCACTGCGGATCGAGCCGGAGCTGCCACGCCTGCTGCGGCGGCTGGTGATCATGGGCGGGGCGTTCAACCATCCCGGCAACACCACGCCCACCAACGAGTGGAACATCCACGTCGACCCGGAGGCGGCCAAGGAGGTGTTCGACGCGTTCTCGGCGGCGCCGCCGGATCGCAGACCCCTGGTGTGCGCGCTCGACATCACCGAGACCATCGAGATGCGCCCCGAGCACCTGATCGCGCTGGCCGAGGCGGCGCACAGCCTGCCGATCGAGCGCGTCGACGCGGGCGACCAGCCCGAATGGCGTTCGGCGGCGAGCAATCCGGTCATCCGCTACCTCACCGACGCGGTGCGATTCTATTTCGACTTCCACCACCTCTACGACCTGGGCTATCTGGCGCACATGCACGATCCGTTCGCCGCCGCGGTCGCCCTCGATCCGGCGCTGGCCACCACCCGCCCGGCCACGGTGGACGTCGAACTGGCCGGCACCATCACCCGGGCGACCACGGTCGCCGACTGGGCGGGCATGTGGGGCCGGGAACCCAACGCCGACATCGTGATCGGCACCGATCCCGCCGTGTTCTTCGAACGTCTCGTCACCCGCGTCGGGGCGCTGGCCCGGCGCCTGTACCCGGAGCCGCCGTCATGA
- a CDS encoding amidohydrolase family protein codes for MTVDTAVYLADFRRRLELPAIVDVHTHFMPDQVMRKVWAYFDAAGPLTGRAWPITYRDDEQVRLKTLRDFGVRAFTSLVYPHKPQMGAWLNDWTADFAARTPDCLHTATFYPEPEAPDYVRTALDRGARVFKVHIQVGAFSPLDPLLDPVWSILAEAGTPVVIHCGSGPAPGEFTGPIPIAELLRRFPTLRLIVAHMGTPEYTEFLDLAEQYPQMYLDTTMVWTDFSEGDSPFPTGERDRLRRFADRILFGSDFPNIPYPYAESVAALERLELGPDWLRKVCHDNAVELFDLD; via the coding sequence ATGACCGTCGATACCGCCGTCTACCTCGCCGATTTCCGGCGCCGCCTCGAGCTGCCCGCGATCGTCGACGTGCACACCCATTTCATGCCCGATCAGGTGATGCGCAAGGTGTGGGCGTATTTCGACGCCGCCGGCCCGCTGACCGGGCGCGCCTGGCCGATCACCTACCGCGATGACGAGCAGGTGCGGCTGAAGACGTTGCGCGACTTCGGTGTCCGGGCGTTCACCTCGCTGGTCTATCCGCACAAGCCGCAGATGGGTGCCTGGCTCAACGACTGGACTGCCGATTTCGCCGCCCGCACCCCCGACTGTCTGCACACCGCCACGTTCTATCCGGAGCCCGAAGCGCCCGACTACGTCCGCACGGCACTCGACCGTGGCGCGCGGGTCTTCAAGGTGCACATCCAGGTCGGCGCGTTCTCACCGCTGGACCCGCTGCTGGACCCGGTGTGGTCGATCCTGGCCGAGGCAGGCACGCCGGTCGTCATCCACTGCGGATCCGGCCCGGCACCCGGTGAATTCACCGGTCCCATCCCGATCGCCGAACTGCTGCGGCGCTTTCCGACACTGCGGTTGATCGTCGCCCATATGGGCACCCCGGAGTACACCGAGTTCCTCGATCTGGCCGAGCAATACCCGCAGATGTATCTGGACACCACCATGGTGTGGACCGATTTCAGCGAGGGCGACTCCCCCTTCCCGACCGGTGAACGAGATCGTCTGCGCCGCTTCGCCGATCGCATCTTGTTCGGCAGCGACTTCCCCAATATCCCGTACCCGTACGCCGAGTCCGTCGCCGCGCTCGAACGTCTCGAACTCGGCCCGGACTGGCTGCGCAAGGTCTGTCACGACAACGCCGTCGAGCTGTTCGACCTCGACTGA
- a CDS encoding alpha/beta hydrolase gives MRCRGAVSALAAVLVAVGSTVMGTGAAGAKEPGVAAANRAVAIDGSRAEVIAVQGRQVTVRIHSAAMGRDVEVKVQRPADTSVPRPALYLVNGAGGGEDTATWEENTDVVDFLADKPVNVVMPVGGAWSYYTDWRAPDPMLGVNKWRTFFLDELPALVDALFATTGRNAIAANSMTVTSILQLAIAKPGLYRSVAAYSGCAQISDPIGRQFVNLVVGTGGGDASNMYGPPGDPAWVANDPVVNAEGLRGTRLYISTGNGLPGEHDRLGDPHLVTWGPVGLANQVVVGGVIEAATNWCTKNLQDRLIELDIPATFDLSTQGTHSWGYWQKAFKNSWPLLAEGLAIPA, from the coding sequence ATGAGGTGCCGCGGCGCAGTCTCGGCGTTGGCGGCGGTTCTCGTCGCCGTGGGCTCGACGGTGATGGGTACCGGTGCGGCGGGGGCGAAGGAGCCCGGCGTCGCGGCGGCCAACCGGGCGGTCGCGATCGACGGATCACGGGCCGAGGTGATCGCGGTGCAGGGACGGCAGGTGACGGTGCGGATCCATTCGGCCGCCATGGGCCGCGATGTCGAGGTGAAGGTGCAGCGGCCCGCGGATACCTCGGTGCCGCGTCCGGCGCTGTATCTGGTCAATGGCGCAGGCGGCGGCGAGGACACCGCCACGTGGGAGGAGAACACCGATGTGGTGGACTTCCTGGCCGACAAGCCGGTCAACGTGGTGATGCCGGTCGGTGGCGCGTGGAGTTACTACACCGACTGGCGTGCGCCCGATCCGATGCTCGGCGTGAACAAGTGGCGCACCTTCTTCCTCGATGAGCTGCCCGCGCTCGTCGATGCCCTGTTCGCCACGACCGGGCGCAATGCGATCGCCGCGAACTCGATGACCGTCACCTCCATCCTGCAACTCGCGATCGCCAAGCCGGGGCTGTACCGCTCGGTCGCCGCCTACAGCGGCTGCGCGCAGATCAGCGATCCGATCGGACGGCAGTTCGTGAACCTCGTCGTCGGCACGGGCGGCGGTGACGCGTCCAACATGTACGGCCCGCCCGGCGACCCGGCGTGGGTCGCCAACGATCCGGTGGTCAATGCCGAAGGGCTGCGCGGGACCCGGCTCTACATCTCCACCGGCAACGGGCTGCCCGGCGAGCACGACCGGCTCGGTGATCCACACCTGGTCACCTGGGGGCCGGTCGGCCTGGCCAATCAGGTCGTCGTCGGCGGGGTGATCGAGGCCGCGACCAACTGGTGCACCAAGAACCTGCAGGATCGGCTCATCGAACTCGACATCCCGGCCACCTTCGACCTGTCCACCCAGGGCACCCACTCATGGGGCTACTGGCAGAAGGCATTCAAGAACTCCTGGCCGCTGCTGGCCGAGGGGTTGGCGATTCCCGCCTGA
- a CDS encoding response regulator, which yields MIRVLLVDDQRLIRAGLRMLIEDTDDLVVVGEAADGVEAVRRYAELVPDLVVMDLRMPGLDGVAATRQILTSSPRAKVLVLTTFDDDEHLFPALAAGAAGYFVKDTDPAVLLDAIRRTAEGDLLFSPTLLRRLIDRALQTRIESPSAPADLTARELEVLRLVGEGHGNQAIADRLHLGVSTVKTHIANLLDKTGTDNRVRLAVYASKLT from the coding sequence GTGATCCGGGTTCTGCTGGTGGACGATCAGCGGCTGATCCGCGCCGGTCTGCGGATGCTCATCGAGGACACCGACGATCTCGTCGTCGTCGGGGAAGCGGCCGACGGTGTCGAAGCGGTTCGCCGCTACGCCGAACTCGTGCCCGACCTCGTCGTCATGGACCTGCGTATGCCCGGCCTGGACGGGGTCGCCGCGACACGGCAGATCCTCACTTCCTCGCCGCGAGCGAAAGTGCTGGTACTCACCACCTTCGACGACGACGAGCACCTGTTCCCCGCCCTCGCCGCCGGCGCCGCGGGCTATTTCGTCAAGGACACCGACCCCGCCGTCCTGCTCGACGCGATTCGACGCACCGCCGAGGGGGACCTGCTGTTCTCGCCGACCCTGCTGCGCCGACTGATCGACCGTGCGCTTCAGACCCGAATTGAATCTCCCTCGGCACCAGCGGATTTGACAGCCCGCGAACTCGAGGTGCTGCGCCTGGTCGGCGAGGGACACGGCAACCAGGCGATTGCCGACCGCCTGCACCTCGGTGTGAGCACTGTCAAGACCCACATCGCCAACCTCCTCGACAAGACCGGCACCGACAACCGCGTCCGGCTGGCCGTCTACGCCTCCAAACTGACCTGA
- a CDS encoding sensor histidine kinase yields MIDIRAPRQLLRWLPLVLIPVLLLASTYPGQYRVPAHYWLLAMAAGVVFLAGARRPLTVSIVLSALAVPMLRTPAWGVSGLVPYLGAVALVDVIARSHRQAPVWVATGAWAAAVVFGHLGLHDTSIGRASTVVEAAAYVGLPLLLGLYLRGQRDLAENLRMRAADAEARTRIDERAALARELHDVVAHHMASIILRISVAGHVVRTADPRVVAVLDDVRGTAADALTNIRRLLAALRDPDLGTVALVDPESVATEIAAAVDRVRAAGFTVEAELEPDLDGLDAITRLTLLRLVQESLTNVMKHADRAVPVRFRIGRGDGGIGVEVVSGGAATAALPGHGIVGMRERAALAGGTLAVGAEEANWVVRAWLPERTGELR; encoded by the coding sequence GTGATCGACATCCGTGCTCCTCGGCAGCTGCTTCGCTGGCTGCCACTGGTCCTGATCCCGGTGCTGCTGCTGGCCAGCACGTATCCGGGCCAGTACCGGGTGCCCGCGCACTATTGGCTGCTGGCGATGGCCGCGGGCGTGGTGTTCCTCGCGGGCGCGCGTCGGCCACTCACGGTGTCGATCGTGCTGTCGGCCCTGGCCGTCCCGATGCTGCGCACCCCGGCGTGGGGTGTGTCGGGCCTGGTGCCCTACCTGGGCGCGGTGGCGCTCGTCGACGTGATCGCGCGTTCGCACCGGCAGGCGCCGGTCTGGGTGGCGACGGGCGCGTGGGCCGCCGCGGTCGTCTTCGGTCACCTCGGCCTGCACGACACCTCGATCGGGCGTGCCTCCACCGTGGTCGAGGCCGCGGCCTACGTGGGCCTGCCGCTGCTGCTCGGGCTGTACCTGCGCGGACAGCGCGACCTGGCCGAGAACCTGCGGATGCGCGCGGCCGACGCCGAAGCCCGCACCCGCATCGACGAGCGTGCCGCCCTCGCCAGGGAGCTGCACGATGTGGTCGCCCACCACATGGCCTCGATCATCCTGCGGATCTCGGTGGCCGGACATGTGGTGCGCACGGCTGATCCGCGGGTCGTCGCCGTCCTCGACGACGTACGCGGTACCGCCGCCGACGCCCTCACCAACATCCGCCGGCTCCTCGCCGCCCTGCGCGACCCCGACCTCGGCACCGTGGCGCTGGTCGACCCCGAGTCCGTCGCCACCGAGATCGCCGCGGCCGTCGACCGGGTGCGCGCGGCCGGGTTCACCGTCGAGGCCGAGCTCGAACCCGACCTGGACGGACTCGACGCCATCACCCGGCTCACCCTGCTGCGCCTCGTGCAGGAGTCGCTGACCAATGTCATGAAGCACGCGGATCGGGCTGTGCCGGTGCGGTTCCGGATCGGCCGAGGCGACGGCGGCATCGGCGTCGAGGTCGTCAGCGGTGGTGCGGCCACGGCCGCCCTGCCCGGGCACGGCATCGTCGGAATGCGGGAACGCGCCGCACTCGCCGGGGGAACGCTCGCTGTCGGCGCCGAGGAGGCGAACTGGGTGGTGCGGGCCTGGCTGCCCGAGCGAACAGGGGAGCTGAGGTGA
- a CDS encoding multicopper oxidase family protein gives MVSRRGFLTGLALVPVAYAAGCSIQPSAPASTTGTRPLPIPPLAPSTVGADGVRRFALRAQPGSTEMVRGIQTPTWGYSGSVLGPTVRARRGEQVAFTITNDLPEATSVHWHGMHVPAEFDGGPHQMIAPGAVWAPGWTVQQHAATLWYHPHPHGATEKHVQRGLSGFFLIDDDSAAEFGLPREYGVDDIPLVIQDRRFTADGRIDESDTTDVGLLGDTIVTNGITDAHLTVTTERVRLRILNGSSGRLYNLAFADGRPFQLVATDGGLLSESVALEQIQLSPGERAELLVTLRPGENVTLRSLPITDRTGVDRAAEFGFDDTFDILTLRAADALRPAADLPTALVPMTPLAAATAAPTRTFDLQWFMINNRRMDMNRIDMTIPVDTTEVWSVRNKDNWPHNFHVHDVQFQILAIDGDPPPPALSGWKDTVYTAPDTTYTLAMHFADHADPTYPYMYHCHLLHHEDKGMMGQFLVLAPGQQPAPMAMDMSGMDHG, from the coding sequence TTGGTCTCGCGACGAGGATTTCTCACCGGTCTCGCCCTCGTTCCGGTGGCGTACGCCGCCGGATGTTCGATCCAGCCCTCGGCGCCGGCGTCGACGACCGGGACCCGTCCGCTGCCGATCCCGCCGCTGGCCCCGTCCACTGTCGGCGCCGACGGGGTCCGCCGGTTCGCCCTGCGGGCCCAGCCGGGCAGCACCGAAATGGTTCGCGGGATACAGACGCCGACCTGGGGGTACAGCGGGTCGGTGCTCGGCCCGACCGTGCGGGCCCGCCGCGGTGAGCAGGTCGCGTTCACCATCACCAATGACCTGCCCGAGGCGACCTCGGTGCACTGGCACGGCATGCACGTGCCCGCGGAGTTCGACGGTGGCCCCCATCAGATGATCGCCCCCGGTGCGGTCTGGGCGCCGGGCTGGACCGTCCAGCAACACGCCGCGACACTGTGGTACCACCCGCATCCGCACGGCGCGACCGAGAAGCATGTGCAGCGCGGCCTTTCCGGCTTCTTCCTGATCGACGACGACAGCGCCGCGGAGTTCGGTCTGCCGAGAGAGTATGGGGTCGACGACATTCCACTGGTGATCCAGGACCGCCGCTTCACCGCCGATGGCCGGATCGACGAATCCGACACCACCGATGTCGGGCTGCTCGGCGACACCATCGTCACCAACGGGATCACCGACGCCCACCTCACCGTCACCACCGAACGTGTCCGTTTGCGCATCCTCAATGGGTCGTCCGGGCGTCTCTACAACCTCGCCTTCGCCGACGGGAGACCGTTTCAGCTGGTCGCGACCGACGGCGGGTTGCTTTCCGAATCGGTTGCGCTGGAACAGATCCAGCTCAGTCCGGGGGAACGGGCCGAGCTGCTGGTCACCCTGCGCCCCGGCGAGAACGTCACGTTACGGTCGCTGCCGATCACCGACCGCACCGGCGTCGATCGCGCCGCCGAGTTCGGCTTCGACGACACCTTCGACATCCTGACCCTGCGCGCCGCCGACGCTCTGCGACCCGCCGCCGACCTCCCCACGGCCCTGGTCCCGATGACTCCCCTCGCCGCGGCCACCGCCGCGCCGACCCGCACCTTCGACCTGCAGTGGTTCATGATCAACAACCGCCGCATGGACATGAATCGCATCGACATGACCATCCCCGTCGACACCACCGAGGTCTGGTCGGTCCGCAACAAGGACAACTGGCCACACAACTTCCACGTCCACGACGTGCAATTCCAGATCCTCGCCATCGACGGCGATCCCCCGCCCCCGGCCTTGTCCGGCTGGAAGGACACCGTCTACACCGCCCCCGACACCACCTACACCCTCGCCATGCACTTCGCCGACCACGCCGACCCCACCTACCCGTACATGTACCACTGCCACCTCCTGCACCACGAGGACAAGGGCATGATGGGCCAATTCCTCGTCCTCGCCCCGGGCCAGCAGCCTGCCCCGATGGCGATGGACATGAGCGGCATGGACCATGGCTGA
- a CDS encoding SRPBCC domain-containing protein encodes MNNTVTRSISHAQFTIEREVPVAPPVAFGAFADPAVKSEWFGGEEGWELGEVSVDFRVGGLEVNEGTFEQKLTSRFVATYTDIIENERIVYTYDMWVNGTHISTSVATWEFEPVAAGTKLTLVEFGAHLDGFDTGAEREEGTRVLVDALAAYLESQA; translated from the coding sequence ATGAACAACACGGTCACCCGCTCCATCAGTCACGCTCAGTTCACCATCGAACGCGAGGTGCCCGTGGCGCCCCCGGTCGCCTTCGGCGCGTTCGCCGACCCCGCTGTCAAGAGCGAGTGGTTCGGCGGTGAAGAAGGCTGGGAGCTGGGCGAGGTGTCGGTCGACTTCCGCGTCGGTGGCTTGGAGGTCAACGAGGGCACCTTCGAACAGAAGCTGACCTCCCGTTTCGTCGCCACCTACACCGACATCATCGAGAACGAACGCATCGTCTACACCTACGACATGTGGGTCAACGGCACGCACATCTCCACCTCGGTCGCCACCTGGGAATTCGAACCCGTCGCCGCGGGCACCAAACTCACCCTTGTCGAATTCGGTGCCCACCTCGACGGGTTCGACACCGGCGCCGAGCGAGAGGAAGGCACGCGCGTGCTCGTCGACGCGCTGGCCGCCTACCTCGAATCGCAGGCCTGA
- a CDS encoding ArsR/SmtB family transcription factor: MPKYSRAEPGGGLDSVFRALADPTRRAIVERLARGPASVSDLAAPFDAALPTIVQHLKALEAGQVVSSAKIGRVRTYQLVPGAFGAAIEWLGRQRPPAERQLDRLAALLEKSAKTTQGEEQ; encoded by the coding sequence GTGCCTAAGTATTCACGTGCCGAGCCGGGCGGAGGACTCGACAGTGTCTTCCGGGCCCTGGCCGACCCGACTCGGCGAGCGATCGTCGAGCGGCTCGCGCGGGGGCCCGCGTCGGTGTCGGACCTGGCCGCGCCGTTCGACGCGGCCCTGCCGACGATCGTGCAGCACCTGAAGGCGCTGGAAGCGGGGCAGGTCGTCAGTTCGGCGAAGATCGGCCGCGTGCGCACCTACCAACTGGTGCCGGGCGCCTTCGGAGCCGCGATCGAATGGCTGGGGCGCCAACGTCCACCGGCCGAGCGGCAGCTGGACCGGCTCGCGGCACTACTCGAGAAGTCAGCGAAAACCACACAGGGAGAAGAACAATGA